A window of the Mucilaginibacter sp. cycad4 genome harbors these coding sequences:
- a CDS encoding alpha/beta hydrolase yields MSKITVKDGTEIYYKDWGTGQPLVFHHGWPLSADDWDAQMFFFLEQGYRVIAHDRRGHGRSSQTATGNEMDTYATDVAELVEALDLKDAIHIGHSTGGGEVIHYAAKYGKGRIAKAVLISAVPPVMVQSESNPDGVPIAVFDGIRESTATQRNQFYQDLTIPFYGYNREGAKVSQGIRDNWWRQGMMGGIKAHYDCVKAFSETDFTEDLKSVDIPVLVLHGEDDQIVPFANSALKSIKHLKNGKLISYPGFPHGMPTTEAATINKDLLAFIKE; encoded by the coding sequence ATGAGTAAAATTACAGTAAAAGACGGAACCGAAATTTATTACAAGGACTGGGGAACCGGGCAACCATTGGTTTTTCATCACGGCTGGCCCCTATCTGCCGATGACTGGGATGCCCAGATGTTCTTCTTCCTTGAACAAGGATACCGGGTTATAGCGCACGACCGCCGCGGTCACGGACGCTCAAGCCAAACCGCAACAGGTAATGAAATGGACACCTATGCAACCGATGTTGCCGAGCTTGTTGAGGCACTTGACCTGAAGGATGCAATCCACATCGGGCACTCTACAGGTGGTGGCGAGGTTATTCATTACGCTGCAAAATATGGAAAAGGCCGCATTGCCAAAGCTGTGCTGATCAGTGCGGTTCCTCCTGTTATGGTTCAAAGCGAAAGTAACCCCGATGGTGTTCCGATTGCTGTATTTGACGGGATCCGTGAAAGTACGGCAACTCAAAGAAATCAATTTTACCAGGACCTAACTATTCCGTTTTACGGTTATAACCGCGAAGGTGCTAAAGTTTCACAAGGCATCAGGGACAACTGGTGGCGCCAGGGCATGATGGGTGGTATAAAAGCACATTATGACTGTGTTAAAGCTTTTTCGGAAACAGATTTTACAGAAGACCTTAAAAGCGTGGATATTCCTGTACTTGTTTTGCATGGCGAAGACGACCAGATCGTTCCGTTTGCAAACTCGGCACTAAAGTCTATAAAGCACCTGAAAAATGGTAAACTGATCTCTTACCCGGGTTTCCCGCATGGTATGCCTACTACCGAGGCTGCAACCATCAACAAAGATCTTTTAGCTTTTATTAAAGAATAA
- a CDS encoding YceI family protein, with product MLKESAIILLLSMALLPAAAQQTYHLDVKKSKVLWDTRKTMGGHYGYLLFNSGNLDYTAGGEPKNGTFSLNMNTMRSTDHADAAGNKKVDEELKKEGFFAIDRYPEATMVVKEITRVGQSTNFKVAGILTIKGISNSIEFMAAIIKKNDIISAKANTTIDRIKWKIDMQPKREAWDFFSAIKNTVITDEIAVSLNLLFTAD from the coding sequence ATGTTAAAAGAATCCGCAATTATCCTGTTGCTGTCCATGGCCCTGCTCCCGGCCGCGGCACAGCAAACCTACCATTTAGATGTTAAAAAAAGTAAAGTTTTATGGGATACCCGCAAAACCATGGGCGGTCATTACGGCTATCTGCTTTTTAACTCGGGCAACCTGGATTATACAGCCGGCGGCGAACCTAAAAACGGAACCTTTAGCCTGAATATGAACACTATGCGCAGCACCGATCATGCCGATGCAGCCGGGAATAAAAAGGTAGATGAAGAGTTGAAAAAAGAAGGCTTTTTTGCAATAGACCGATACCCGGAAGCAACCATGGTTGTTAAAGAAATTACACGCGTTGGCCAATCAACCAATTTTAAAGTGGCCGGCATCCTTACTATAAAAGGGATCAGTAATTCCATTGAATTTATGGCAGCTATCATCAAAAAGAACGATATTATCAGCGCTAAAGCAAATACAACAATTGACCGTATTAAGTGGAAAATCGATATGCAGCCCAAACGTGAAGCATGGGATTTCTTTTCGGCCATAAAAAACACAGTTATCACCGACGAGATAGCAGTTTCGCTGAATCTTTTATTTACGGCTGATTAA
- a CDS encoding Crp/Fnr family transcriptional regulator: protein MARKLRRNELFFSAGEICRHKVFVLNGLLYTFNISADGNQHILQFSPENSWTLDVESYDRQIPAQVSIGAVEPSTILCWQKKDFDMLLTEVPQLKKFAEGLIARNIHYSRKRILISLSATPEEKYEDFVHTFPDYLARLPLRMIAAYLGISIKTLTRIRHAQLQR from the coding sequence GTGGCAAGGAAGTTGCGTCGTAACGAACTCTTTTTTAGCGCAGGCGAAATTTGCCGGCATAAAGTTTTTGTACTGAACGGATTACTGTACACCTTCAATATTTCTGCCGATGGCAATCAGCATATTCTGCAATTCTCGCCCGAAAACAGCTGGACGCTTGATGTTGAAAGTTACGACCGCCAGATACCCGCACAAGTGAGCATAGGAGCGGTAGAACCCAGTACAATACTCTGCTGGCAGAAAAAAGATTTTGATATGTTGCTGACGGAGGTGCCGCAACTGAAAAAATTTGCCGAAGGGCTCATTGCCCGTAACATCCATTACAGCCGAAAGCGGATCCTTATTTCATTAAGCGCAACGCCCGAAGAAAAGTACGAGGATTTTGTCCATACTTTTCCAGACTACCTGGCTCGTTTGCCCTTGCGCATGATTGCCGCTTATCTTGGCATCTCCATAAAAACCCTTACCCGGATCCGTCACGCACAGCTTCAGCGCTAA
- a CDS encoding DUF4199 domain-containing protein codes for MKKNVLVFGSISGLIIAATMSISGALCYNNPNFQGSMWVGYGSMLLAFSLIFVAIKNYRDKYNGGVISFGKAFKIGFYIVLITSTVYVLVWLIEFYNFYPDFMTKYVAHVLRDAKAHGATDAELKQQTASMATYVNMYKNPLGVIILTYMEVLPVGLVIALIAALILKRKNASPQLATS; via the coding sequence ATGAAAAAGAATGTACTTGTTTTTGGATCAATCTCCGGTTTGATCATAGCGGCAACGATGAGCATTTCGGGTGCCCTGTGTTACAACAACCCCAATTTTCAGGGCAGCATGTGGGTTGGCTACGGTTCTATGCTGCTGGCTTTCTCATTAATATTCGTAGCCATCAAAAACTATCGCGATAAATACAATGGTGGCGTCATCAGCTTTGGTAAAGCTTTTAAGATAGGTTTTTACATTGTGTTGATCACATCAACTGTTTATGTACTTGTATGGCTCATTGAATTCTATAACTTCTATCCCGATTTTATGACCAAATATGTAGCTCATGTTTTAAGGGATGCCAAAGCCCATGGCGCAACAGACGCGGAACTTAAACAGCAAACCGCAAGTATGGCTACTTATGTAAACATGTATAAAAATCCTTTGGGTGTTATCATACTTACTTATATGGAAGTACTGCCTGTTGGCCTGGTGATTGCTCTGATAGCGGCATTGATATTAAAACGTAAGAATGCCAGCCCGCAATTGGCTACAAGTTAA
- a CDS encoding winged helix-turn-helix domain-containing protein: protein MNKTTKRLLGLGCLLLMTLLCVAFSFTGKDDFDMARQEILLRRIGHEVLLYSGDSTSRVMPVQKVAENEYQLRFENEFSFQPDSLEKAIGSALAKDNLANDYIVSVLNCTGKDVIFGYAIFKNKKDNIMPCSGRKQPKSCYVINLKFKSQGLNMPQKGYLIGGIPLLAFIGLVISMSGKGRKNIVENSPAPDNGFKMGNIIFNPARRQLQSAGMVTELTLKENKLLLIFARSPNVIIERSRLQKEIWEDEGVIVGRSLDMFISKLRKKLEHDPAIKLVNIHGKGYKLEING, encoded by the coding sequence ATGAATAAGACAACCAAACGCCTGCTGGGGCTTGGTTGTCTGCTGCTCATGACCCTTTTATGTGTGGCTTTCAGCTTTACCGGTAAGGATGACTTTGATATGGCCCGGCAGGAAATTCTGCTCCGCAGAATTGGACATGAGGTGCTGTTATATTCAGGTGATAGTACGTCGCGGGTGATGCCGGTACAAAAGGTTGCCGAAAATGAGTACCAGTTACGGTTTGAAAATGAATTTTCTTTTCAGCCTGATTCGCTCGAAAAAGCAATCGGCAGTGCGCTGGCAAAGGACAACCTGGCTAACGACTATATTGTGAGCGTTTTGAATTGTACAGGGAAGGATGTGATATTTGGCTATGCTATATTCAAAAATAAAAAAGATAACATAATGCCCTGCTCGGGGCGGAAACAGCCTAAAAGCTGTTATGTGATCAACCTCAAATTCAAAAGCCAGGGATTGAATATGCCTCAAAAAGGCTATTTAATTGGCGGGATACCTTTATTGGCATTTATCGGGCTTGTAATTTCAATGTCGGGTAAAGGCCGAAAAAATATAGTTGAAAACAGCCCTGCCCCGGATAATGGTTTTAAAATGGGTAATATCATATTTAACCCGGCCAGGCGGCAGTTGCAAAGTGCCGGAATGGTTACCGAACTTACCTTAAAAGAAAACAAACTGCTGCTCATCTTCGCCCGGTCGCCAAATGTGATCATTGAAAGGAGCAGGCTTCAGAAGGAGATTTGGGAAGATGAAGGCGTAATTGTTGGCCGGAGCCTTGATATGTTCATATCAAAACTACGCAAAAAACTGGAGCATGATCCGGCTATTAAACTGGTGAATATACACGGCAAGGGATATAAGCTGGAAATCAACGGGTAA
- a CDS encoding DUF1501 domain-containing protein has product MVSRRGFLKSGGLALLGVGLLGGIPGFLAEAAASEKILSPYKKKKTLVCIFQRGAMDGLMAVTPFTDDYLKAARPNLFMSAAKNGAGNPLIDLDGRFGLHPAMKAFEPMFREKRLGVVHGIGSPNNTRSHFDAQDYMESGTPFNKGTSSGWLNRAVGLLGHDALTPFTAVSMTSAMPRSFYGDNPSVAISNLQDFAIQMRGNPAGANMAAKSFEDLYDQTASGLLKQTGKESFEAMKMLQKTDVKNYTPANGAVYPNSALGNSLKQIAQLIKMDVGLEVAFAESNGWDTHFNQGTENGIFARNVADLSNSMMALWTDLGAYQDDVTVMTMTEFGRTVHQNGTGGTDHGRASCNFILGNNVSGGLVYGDVKPLAVENLEDGRDLAVTTDFRSVFSSVADKHLSINNDHILFPDWKGDRVNVMKG; this is encoded by the coding sequence ATGGTATCAAGAAGAGGATTTTTAAAATCGGGCGGACTGGCCCTTTTAGGCGTAGGATTGCTGGGCGGGATACCCGGTTTTTTAGCCGAGGCAGCTGCGAGCGAAAAGATCTTATCACCCTATAAAAAGAAAAAAACGCTGGTATGTATCTTTCAGCGGGGCGCTATGGATGGCCTGATGGCTGTTACCCCATTTACAGATGATTATTTGAAAGCAGCCCGGCCAAACCTGTTCATGTCGGCAGCCAAAAATGGTGCGGGCAACCCGTTGATAGACCTGGACGGGCGCTTTGGTTTGCACCCTGCCATGAAGGCATTTGAACCCATGTTCCGCGAAAAGCGTTTGGGCGTTGTTCATGGCATAGGCTCACCCAATAATACCCGTTCGCATTTTGATGCACAGGACTATATGGAATCGGGCACTCCATTCAATAAAGGCACCTCAAGCGGCTGGCTTAACCGCGCCGTGGGTTTGCTTGGCCATGATGCACTTACTCCTTTTACAGCGGTGAGCATGACATCGGCCATGCCGCGTTCTTTTTATGGCGATAATCCCTCGGTAGCCATCAGCAATTTGCAGGATTTTGCCATTCAAATGCGGGGCAATCCTGCCGGAGCTAATATGGCAGCAAAAAGTTTTGAAGACTTGTATGATCAAACCGCATCGGGTTTATTGAAACAAACCGGAAAGGAAAGTTTTGAGGCCATGAAAATGCTGCAGAAAACCGATGTTAAAAATTATACACCTGCCAATGGCGCTGTTTACCCCAACTCGGCATTGGGCAATTCGCTGAAACAAATAGCCCAACTCATTAAAATGGATGTGGGACTGGAAGTTGCCTTTGCCGAATCGAACGGGTGGGATACCCACTTTAACCAGGGAACCGAAAATGGCATCTTCGCCCGGAATGTTGCCGACCTAAGCAACAGTATGATGGCCCTGTGGACTGACCTTGGCGCCTACCAGGACGATGTTACTGTAATGACCATGACCGAATTTGGCCGTACCGTACATCAAAACGGGACAGGTGGTACCGATCATGGCAGGGCCTCATGTAATTTTATTTTAGGTAATAATGTAAGCGGCGGTTTAGTTTATGGCGATGTGAAGCCGCTCGCCGTCGAGAACCTTGAAGATGGCCGCGACCTTGCGGTAACTACCGACTTTAGAAGTGTGTTCAGTTCAGTAGCTGATAAGCATCTCTCCATAAATAATGATCATATACTGTTTCCCGACTGGAAAGGGGATAGGGTGAATGTGATGAAAGGGTAA
- a CDS encoding LysR substrate-binding domain-containing protein codes for MIFDFRLKVFYTVAQRLSFTKAASELFITQPAVTKHIKELEQQLSVQLFKRNGNNISLTTAGKILEKYAEKIFQTYTDLETELAQLNNLEAGTLHIGASTTVAQTILPKLLALFKKTYPKVTFNFIQANTDQISQLVLAEKIDIAIVEGAAHSPQLSYTDFVKDEIVLVTSANNKLSKKAEITPKQLPAIPLVLREAGSGTLDVIFNALAAVQINPKDLNIEIQLESSIAIKQYLLYSETATFLSIQSVVSELKYNELTIIDVKGLEIFRTFQFIQLHGKHSKLIELFKRFCLASYNLK; via the coding sequence ATGATATTTGATTTCAGGCTGAAGGTTTTTTATACAGTAGCACAGCGGTTAAGCTTTACCAAAGCTGCGTCCGAGTTATTTATCACCCAGCCCGCGGTCACCAAACATATCAAGGAACTGGAGCAGCAGCTCAGCGTACAATTGTTTAAACGAAACGGCAATAATATTTCCCTTACCACTGCCGGCAAGATCCTTGAAAAATATGCCGAAAAGATTTTCCAAACCTATACCGACCTGGAAACCGAACTGGCCCAGCTTAATAACCTGGAAGCCGGTACGTTGCACATAGGGGCCAGTACCACCGTGGCGCAAACTATTTTGCCCAAGCTGCTGGCTCTGTTCAAAAAAACATATCCAAAGGTTACTTTCAACTTTATCCAGGCCAATACAGATCAGATCTCGCAGCTGGTATTGGCCGAAAAAATAGATATTGCCATTGTAGAAGGGGCTGCCCATTCGCCGCAATTATCCTATACCGATTTTGTTAAGGATGAAATTGTACTGGTGACCAGTGCTAACAATAAGTTATCCAAAAAGGCCGAGATCACACCTAAACAATTACCCGCAATTCCGCTGGTTTTAAGGGAAGCCGGATCGGGCACCCTGGATGTTATCTTCAATGCCCTGGCTGCGGTGCAGATCAACCCTAAAGATCTGAATATCGAGATTCAACTGGAAAGCAGTATCGCCATAAAACAATATCTTTTATACTCAGAAACAGCAACTTTTCTTTCTATCCAATCGGTAGTGAGTGAACTAAAATACAACGAGCTCACTATTATTGATGTTAAAGGATTAGAGATTTTCCGCACTTTTCAGTTCATTCAACTGCATGGAAAACACAGCAAGCTGAT
- a CDS encoding DUF1800 domain-containing protein — MKKAVKYWCGFVVLLCLFTVFTAFLPGYPTASLKFPYKQAGLTAEQAAAHLLSRFTYGATPGEVEEVAKIGLEKWFAQQLDAQLPDDSLNQLLNKYDALKLSNTEVVAQYPKGAQVLRMAVRDGVVNKDSVKTDRKAYRDQLQNYMQQNGLKPEQELLRQFINQKILRAAYSNNQLQEVMTSFWFNHFNVSIVKNDCSQFIPAYERDVIRPNALGKFNDLLLATAKSPAMLYYLDNFSSSGNKDNMEQGNVPIRRRLIQQMQSADTGRFTNMPKLNKAKKAQGLNENYAREVMELHTLGVDGGYTQQDVTQAAKVLTGWSVYPMGTYGQAGQKLMTRIGDEKLQSRGFVHDSDFLFNPNKHDNGEKTVLGHHFAAGGGYDEGVQLLNMLGHQQATAKFISKKIAVRFVSDSPPQSLIDKMARTFMNKDGDIKQVLITMVNAPEFWSAAAVREKTKSPFELAIGSVRSLHADITQPYQLFNWINKMGEKMYYYQAPTGFPDKGQYWINTGALLNRMNFGLALASGRIPGVKVGLTALNNHHEPESAQAALMTYSKIIMPGRKLDETIKRLTPMLNDPKLMEKVDKASAKTPAATAVPAAANDEMMDQQAGLKGKRKNNFIAMQTNTGNNSMLAQVVGVIIGSPEYQRR, encoded by the coding sequence ATGAAAAAGGCTGTTAAGTACTGGTGTGGCTTTGTTGTGTTGTTGTGTTTGTTTACCGTATTTACTGCCTTTTTGCCGGGCTATCCTACTGCAAGTTTAAAATTTCCCTATAAACAGGCGGGTTTAACAGCCGAACAGGCTGCGGCTCATTTATTGAGCCGTTTTACTTATGGGGCAACCCCGGGCGAAGTAGAAGAAGTAGCCAAAATAGGCCTTGAAAAGTGGTTTGCCCAACAATTGGATGCCCAACTCCCGGATGATTCCCTTAATCAACTCTTAAATAAATACGATGCCTTAAAACTGAGTAATACAGAAGTTGTTGCCCAATACCCCAAAGGCGCGCAGGTTTTGCGAATGGCTGTCAGGGATGGTGTAGTCAACAAAGATTCGGTAAAAACAGATCGCAAGGCTTATCGCGATCAGTTGCAAAACTACATGCAGCAAAACGGACTAAAACCCGAGCAGGAGCTGTTACGCCAATTCATCAACCAAAAAATATTAAGAGCTGCTTACAGCAATAATCAATTACAGGAAGTAATGACCAGCTTTTGGTTCAATCATTTCAATGTATCTATAGTAAAAAACGACTGCTCCCAGTTTATTCCCGCTTATGAGCGCGATGTGATCCGCCCGAATGCCCTTGGCAAATTTAATGATCTGTTATTAGCTACTGCCAAATCGCCGGCTATGCTATATTATTTGGATAATTTCAGCAGCTCGGGGAATAAGGACAATATGGAGCAAGGCAATGTGCCAATCCGTCGCCGGTTGATACAGCAAATGCAAAGTGCCGATACAGGTCGGTTTACCAATATGCCCAAACTAAACAAAGCAAAAAAAGCACAGGGGCTTAATGAAAATTATGCCCGCGAGGTAATGGAACTGCATACCCTTGGCGTTGATGGCGGCTATACCCAGCAGGATGTTACCCAGGCTGCCAAAGTGCTTACCGGCTGGTCGGTTTACCCAATGGGTACTTACGGACAAGCCGGGCAAAAACTGATGACCCGCATTGGAGATGAAAAACTGCAAAGCCGCGGTTTTGTACATGATAGCGATTTTCTGTTTAACCCCAACAAGCATGATAATGGCGAAAAGACGGTATTAGGCCATCATTTTGCAGCCGGAGGCGGGTACGATGAGGGTGTGCAACTGCTTAATATGCTGGGACATCAACAAGCTACGGCGAAATTTATATCAAAGAAAATAGCTGTGCGATTTGTGAGCGATAGCCCGCCGCAAAGCCTTATTGATAAAATGGCCCGTACTTTTATGAATAAGGATGGTGATATTAAACAGGTATTGATCACCATGGTTAATGCGCCTGAATTTTGGAGCGCGGCAGCCGTAAGGGAAAAAACAAAATCGCCTTTTGAGCTGGCCATAGGCTCGGTACGTTCCTTACATGCCGATATTACCCAGCCTTACCAGTTATTTAACTGGATCAATAAAATGGGCGAAAAGATGTACTATTACCAGGCCCCGACCGGCTTCCCCGATAAAGGCCAATACTGGATCAATACCGGAGCATTGCTTAACCGTATGAACTTTGGTTTGGCGCTGGCATCGGGCCGGATCCCCGGGGTAAAGGTTGGTCTTACAGCACTCAATAACCATCACGAGCCCGAAAGCGCACAAGCCGCGCTCATGACCTATAGTAAGATCATTATGCCGGGCCGTAAGCTTGATGAAACCATCAAGCGGCTTACCCCGATGCTTAACGATCCCAAACTTATGGAAAAGGTTGACAAAGCCAGCGCCAAAACTCCTGCCGCAACCGCGGTGCCGGCGGCTGCCAACGATGAGATGATGGATCAGCAGGCGGGCTTAAAAGGTAAACGAAAAAATAATTTTATAGCGATGCAAACTAACACGGGTAACAACTCTATGCTGGCGCAGGTGGTTGGGGTTATCATTGGCTCGCCCGAATATCAGAGGCGTTAA
- a CDS encoding RICIN domain-containing protein, whose amino-acid sequence MKKTICLFSLFLLFSLTLSAQEIKGNYAIKNEQTGMLLRVKDAHSENGTPLVAYYPENWKCMTWNFKHIAANTYQLQNLLTNKTFQPKGDADVNVALEEQPLNANSANQQYEFEAIDKDTFMIKLKGTDLYITPSDKKGAVNSQIVLAKKTNTKDQYWDIYPQSPAM is encoded by the coding sequence ATGAAAAAAACCATCTGTCTGTTCAGCCTTTTCCTATTGTTTAGTTTAACGCTTTCTGCACAGGAAATAAAAGGCAATTATGCAATCAAGAATGAGCAAACCGGGATGCTGTTACGGGTTAAAGACGCACATTCAGAAAACGGTACCCCACTGGTTGCTTACTATCCCGAAAACTGGAAATGCATGACCTGGAATTTTAAACATATTGCAGCGAATACCTATCAGCTTCAGAATTTGCTTACCAATAAAACATTTCAGCCTAAGGGCGATGCTGATGTAAACGTAGCTTTAGAGGAACAACCGCTTAATGCAAACAGCGCCAATCAGCAATATGAATTTGAGGCGATAGATAAAGATACTTTCATGATTAAACTGAAAGGAACAGACTTATACATTACTCCATCTGATAAAAAGGGAGCAGTTAACTCACAGATAGTTTTAGCTAAAAAGACAAATACAAAAGACCAGTATTGGGATATTTACCCACAATCGCCTGCCATGTGA
- a CDS encoding LuxR C-terminal-related transcriptional regulator yields the protein MASNLLAKNKHTILYAVALALLLFLLKWLELKLIIIDNAYEAYMGAIAVFFTVLGIWLALKLTKPKTVVVEKQVYINNGPEFTINQTELDKLGLSKRELEVLQLMAEGLSNQEISERLFVSLNTIKTHSAKVFEKMEVKRRTQAVEMAKRLCIIP from the coding sequence ATGGCTTCAAATCTATTGGCTAAAAACAAACATACCATACTGTACGCGGTAGCGCTTGCATTGCTGTTGTTTTTGTTGAAATGGCTTGAGCTTAAACTGATCATTATTGATAATGCCTATGAAGCTTACATGGGTGCTATAGCAGTATTTTTCACCGTACTGGGAATTTGGCTTGCACTTAAACTTACCAAACCCAAAACAGTAGTTGTTGAAAAACAGGTTTACATTAACAATGGCCCCGAATTTACCATTAATCAAACCGAACTTGATAAGCTCGGCCTTAGTAAACGTGAGCTGGAAGTTTTGCAACTGATGGCCGAAGGGCTAAGTAACCAGGAAATTTCTGAGCGGTTGTTTGTATCGTTGAATACCATCAAAACGCATTCGGCAAAGGTGTTTGAAAAAATGGAAGTTAAGCGCCGTACCCAGGCTGTCGAAATGGCCAAACGGTTGTGTATCATTCCCTGA
- a CDS encoding glycosyltransferase family 2 protein — translation MKDTPLVSIVLCTYNGEKYLRQQLDTLITQTYENVEIIAVDDCSSDSTCDILQQYAALHPRFHVYKNDRNVGFAKNFEIAFGYSKGELIAFCDQDDLWHPEKIELQVNAIGNNQLIYHDSEFIDEYGQRFSYYNSEVVNDSGSNYNYKMSDVYNFYKGNDPEVFLLQNCVSGHAIMARRDLLKHALPFNKEFYHDWWLSYVAVNIGTIDFIPKCLVKYRRHAESSTVKDRNTETKGQKLKQDIKWIAHCLKFKSNKNPEFVKRLYNLYSGYTSHFLSLRLWWLLKQNAHKLYYLTKRSEISQQRDVNRFIWGVRSRDFWYTHIKKKPEKVFNI, via the coding sequence ATGAAAGATACCCCCCTTGTTTCTATTGTATTGTGCACATACAACGGAGAGAAGTACCTGCGTCAGCAATTGGACACGTTGATTACACAAACTTATGAAAACGTTGAAATTATAGCAGTTGATGATTGCTCTTCGGATAGCACATGTGATATTCTGCAGCAATATGCAGCTTTGCATCCCCGGTTTCATGTTTATAAAAATGACCGTAACGTCGGTTTCGCAAAAAACTTTGAAATAGCCTTTGGCTATTCAAAAGGAGAACTCATCGCTTTTTGTGATCAGGATGATTTATGGCACCCTGAAAAGATTGAATTACAGGTAAACGCAATAGGCAATAACCAGCTTATTTATCATGATTCGGAGTTTATTGATGAATACGGCCAACGCTTTTCTTATTATAACTCGGAAGTGGTTAATGATAGCGGGAGTAATTACAACTACAAAATGTCGGATGTTTATAATTTTTATAAAGGCAACGACCCGGAAGTTTTCCTGCTGCAAAATTGTGTTTCCGGCCATGCTATTATGGCGAGGCGTGATTTACTGAAGCACGCCCTTCCTTTTAATAAAGAGTTTTATCACGATTGGTGGCTCAGTTATGTTGCTGTAAATATTGGTACTATAGATTTTATACCAAAGTGCCTGGTTAAGTATCGTCGTCATGCTGAAAGCAGTACTGTAAAGGATAGAAACACGGAAACTAAAGGTCAAAAGCTAAAACAGGATATCAAATGGATAGCTCATTGTTTAAAATTTAAGTCGAACAAGAACCCTGAATTTGTAAAAAGGCTGTATAATCTTTATAGCGGATATACCAGCCATTTTTTGTCGCTGCGTTTATGGTGGCTCCTTAAACAAAATGCCCATAAACTATATTACTTAACCAAGCGCAGTGAAATATCACAACAACGCGATGTAAACCGCTTTATCTGGGGTGTGAGGTCACGCGATTTTTGGTACACGCATATCAAAAAGAAGCCGGAAAAAGTATTTAATATTTGA
- a CDS encoding glycosyltransferase family 92 protein, translated as MHALKYFTKSKQHYKLTVCAIIKDENTYLEEWINYYLLIGVEHFYLYDNESKISVKETLKKLKLSSYVTVRKIKGQGQQMNAYNDCVKRFGESTQWIAFVDMDEFIVPKAYPYNLSEFLEDYKEYGGLNVNWLIFGSNGHKKRTNKPQLESFVLRSETNFPKNRHTKCIIQPKFADKCDNPHYFYYTNEKFAVNENFEPVAGAFSDVNVDKIQINHYYCRSEEEYLEKISRGAGDMIRFRKMADFHEHNDDTNIVQDTTILEIIKVKTQDKLKMEPVG; from the coding sequence ATGCATGCCTTAAAATATTTTACAAAATCAAAACAGCACTACAAGCTCACTGTTTGCGCCATCATAAAAGACGAAAATACTTACCTTGAAGAATGGATAAATTATTACTTATTAATTGGAGTAGAGCATTTTTATCTTTATGACAACGAGAGTAAAATTTCCGTCAAAGAAACGTTGAAGAAACTGAAGTTAAGCTCCTATGTAACTGTTAGAAAAATAAAAGGGCAGGGCCAACAGATGAATGCCTATAATGACTGTGTTAAAAGGTTTGGTGAATCCACCCAATGGATAGCATTTGTTGATATGGATGAATTTATTGTTCCTAAAGCATATCCATACAATCTGTCCGAATTTCTTGAAGATTATAAAGAATATGGCGGCCTCAACGTTAACTGGCTTATATTTGGTTCAAACGGCCATAAAAAACGAACCAATAAACCACAATTGGAGAGCTTTGTATTACGATCGGAAACAAATTTCCCCAAAAACCGCCATACTAAATGTATCATTCAGCCAAAGTTTGCCGACAAGTGTGATAACCCCCATTATTTTTATTACACGAACGAAAAGTTTGCGGTAAATGAAAACTTTGAGCCGGTGGCAGGTGCATTTTCAGATGTGAATGTAGATAAGATTCAAATAAATCATTATTACTGCCGGTCGGAAGAAGAATATCTGGAAAAAATTAGCCGGGGTGCCGGTGATATGATCAGGTTTAGAAAAATGGCTGATTTTCACGAGCATAATGATGATACAAACATTGTACAGGATACAACGATACTTGAAATAATTAAAGTTAAAACACAGGATAAATTAAAAATGGAACCGGTGGGATAA